A window from Acetonema longum DSM 6540 encodes these proteins:
- a CDS encoding hemagglutinin repeat-containing protein: MVSNRPFESIIGSSVDGKDILLDAANDVNLLSAANTMDSDSESSQKSASVGVDLTKGGVTVSGQLGNGETDEHSLSYNETTITAEQKLTIKSGNDTNLVGAQAKGDTVEVDVKSDLNLASQQDSETYTEKNESVGGSIGIGAGASTNLSANEGKIDSDYKSVNEQTGIFAGKGGFDIKVEGNTDLKGAVIGSEAEAEKNKLSTGTLTFSDIENKAEYKAESNGVGNATGLNLGVPVSDDKTSTTHAAIALGTIEIKDKANQKADITKLSRDTQNAVNKLDQIFDKKTVQEKQELANLFSQEAVKLVGDIAEREKD, translated from the coding sequence GTGGTTTCGAACCGTCCCTTCGAGTCTATCATCGGCTCCAGTGTGGACGGAAAAGACATTCTCTTAGACGCAGCCAACGATGTGAACCTGCTGTCAGCCGCCAATACCATGGACAGCGACAGCGAATCCTCGCAGAAATCCGCCTCCGTGGGCGTGGATTTGACCAAGGGTGGCGTGACCGTATCGGGACAGCTAGGCAATGGCGAAACAGATGAGCATAGCCTCAGCTACAACGAGACAACGATCACAGCGGAACAGAAGCTGACCATCAAGTCTGGCAATGACACCAACCTGGTGGGGGCACAGGCTAAAGGCGATACCGTTGAGGTTGACGTAAAAAGCGATTTAAACCTGGCCAGCCAGCAGGATAGCGAGACTTATACGGAGAAGAATGAGTCTGTTGGCGGCAGTATTGGGATTGGTGCCGGGGCTTCGACGAATCTATCCGCGAATGAAGGTAAAATCGATTCGGATTATAAGAGTGTCAATGAGCAGACCGGAATTTTTGCCGGCAAGGGCGGCTTTGATATTAAGGTAGAAGGCAATACCGACTTAAAGGGCGCGGTGATTGGCAGTGAGGCAGAGGCCGAGAAGAATAAACTCTCTACCGGTACTCTGACATTCTCGGATATAGAGAACAAAGCCGAGTACAAGGCGGAAAGCAATGGTGTCGGTAATGCAACAGGCCTGAACCTGGGGGTTCCGGTATCGGATGATAAAACCAGTACTACCCATGCCGCCATTGCTCTGGGAACGATTGAAATTAAAGATAAGGCCAATCAGAAAGCGGATATTACGAAACTGAGCAGAGATACCCAGAATGCCGTTAACAAGCTAGACCAGATTTTTGATAAGAAGACGGTCCAAGAAAAACAGGAATTAGCAAATCTATTTAGCCAGGAAGCAGTAAAACTTGTTGGAGATATAGCGGAAAGAGAGAAAGATAG